The genomic region AGAGCACCTGACTTTTAATCAGGTTGCCGGAGGTTCGAATCCTCCATGGCTCACCATTTTTCAACGCGGGGTAGAGCAGTCTGGTAGCTCATCAGGCTCATAACCTGAAGGTCGTCGGTTCGAATCCGGCCCCCGCAACCAATATTATTTGTACTTTGGATTTTATACTTTGGTGAGATAGCTCAGTCGGTAGAGCAGTGGACTGAAAATCCTCGTGTCGGCGGTTCGATTCCGCCTCTCACCACCATTTTTTTTACCTATAATTATACTAATTATACTTCAATAGTATAATTAATTATTTTTATAAATCAGGAAAATCATCAATGGCATTTTTCTTTTGTTCAGTATCAGTATGAGTATAAATTTGGGTAGTAGATATATTAGCATGACCTAATAAATCCTGAAGAACTTTTAGATCTTGAGTTTTCTTATATAAAATTGAAGCAAAAGTATGTCTAAGCTTATGAGGAGTAATTTTACTGGCATTTTTTACTCCAGCTAATTTTGCATATTTTTTTACTAATATTTGTACTGTTCTAACATTTATTCTTTTACCATGTCTTGATAAGAAGAGAGCATTTCTAGCATCCTCATTTTTTATATTAATTTCACTTCTTTCTTTAAAATAATTTTTGATAGTACTTATTACGTCTTCATGTAGTGGTACGTATCTTTCTTTATTACCTTTTCCATAAAATTTTATTGATAGATCTTCATAATCTATATCAGTTAAATTTAAAGATACTAATTCTGAAACTCTTAAACCTGCATATAAAAATAATTTTGCTATAGCTGTATCTCTAAGAACATTTAATCCATCATTTTTTTTAATAGCTTTTATATATTTTTGAGCATCTTTTAGCTTCATATATATAGGCTCAGCTCTTATTTCAGTTTTACTTGATTCAATAGATTGAGCTGGATTTTTAATTAAATATTCATAATTAACTAGATATTTAAAAAATGTTCTTATAGCAAATAATTTACGATTTCTTGTTGCAGGAGAATTATCCTGTTTTAAAATTATATCACCTAAAAATTCAGCTATTTCAAATTTTTCTATTTTTTTAACTGCAAAATTTTTATCATAATCAAATTCATTTCTAAGATATTTATATAATAATTTAAGATCATGTTTATATTCTTTTACAGTTAATTCTGAATATCCTTTTTCAACTAATAAATACTTTTCAAAACTATTAACCGCATCTAAATATGTAATTTCTTTATTCATTTTATCCATCCTTTCATTTTTAACGCAAAATTAAAATTTTACGAAATTTCCTTAATTATTTATTCTTTAAAAAGAAATATATTCCTGCACAAATTAAAAAAAGAAGGGAAATTATTTTATTTGTTGAAATAAATAGATAGAAGAAATTTTTAAAGGAGGTGATTCCTGTCCTATGAAAGAAAAAATGCAAAAAACAATGGAAATAAAAAATAAAAGACAGGCTGAACTCATTTCTGATCCTATATGTTTATCTATTATTAATTTAATGGAAGAAGATAAAGTTACAAAAAAGTATCTTGCTGATAATTTAGACGAGAAATATTCTTTAATAAATAAATATATCGATCGGTTGTATGAAAATAATATTATAAAAATGTACAAAGAAAATGGTGAAACAAAATATCAAAAAGCAGCTGAAAGTTATACTTTAGGTGATTGGACCAATAATTACAATGGTAATGCTTACAATCATTGGGCTTTAGGTTTATTACATCATATTGAAAGTAATTTAACAGATTTATTAAAAATTTTACCTAAGAATAAGGATGAAAAAGATTTATTAGAAGAATTAGGTTATGCAGATAAAACATTTAGATTAGGTAAAATATATTTAACTAAAAAAGAGGTAAAAGAATTTAATGAAATACTAACTAATTTTGTTAATAAACATCAAAAAAGACCAGAAGGAGATTTGGGAGATAAAAGACCATATGAATTTTCTATATTATTAAATCCTGATATTCCTTATGTTAAAAAGAAAATTAATGAAAAAAAGGGGGATTAGATGAATATCAATTCTTATTCCTTTGGTAAAATTAATATATCTGATAAGGAATATAATTCAGATTTAATTATTTTTCCAGATTCGATTCACAATAATTGGTGGAGACAGAGGGGACATCTATTACAAATAGAGGATTTAGAAATGGTTATTGAATATGATCCTGAATTATTAATTATTGGAACTGGAAAATATGGAAAAATGAAAGTTCCTAATAGATTATTAAATAAATTAAATAATCTAGGTATTTCTGTAGAAGTATATAAAACTAATAAGGCAATAGAAGTATACAAAAAAAATAACATAAAAGATGTAGTTTGTGCTTTACATCTTACTTGTTGATTTTATTTAAATATATAAGCTTATTAACAAGATTTAATTTGATAAAACATAAGCTTATATATTTAAATTATGAGTTATTATACCGTTTATACTATAATAGTATAAACTAATTTATTAACTATAAATAAATAAAAAGGAATTAAATAATTATTGTAGAAATATAATAATACATGTTATTATTTAGTGTTGGAGGTATCATTTATGGAATACTTAAAAGATAAATATCTTAAAATATTAATT from Halanaerobiales bacterium harbors:
- a CDS encoding tyrosine-type recombinase/integrase; protein product: MNKEITYLDAVNSFEKYLLVEKGYSELTVKEYKHDLKLLYKYLRNEFDYDKNFAVKKIEKFEIAEFLGDIILKQDNSPATRNRKLFAIRTFFKYLVNYEYLIKNPAQSIESSKTEIRAEPIYMKLKDAQKYIKAIKKNDGLNVLRDTAIAKLFLYAGLRVSELVSLNLTDIDYEDLSIKFYGKGNKERYVPLHEDVISTIKNYFKERSEINIKNEDARNALFLSRHGKRINVRTVQILVKKYAKLAGVKNASKITPHKLRHTFASILYKKTQDLKVLQDLLGHANISTTQIYTHTDTEQKKNAIDDFPDL
- a CDS encoding Mth938-like domain-containing protein — its product is MNINSYSFGKINISDKEYNSDLIIFPDSIHNNWWRQRGHLLQIEDLEMVIEYDPELLIIGTGKYGKMKVPNRLLNKLNNLGISVEVYKTNKAIEVYKKNNIKDVVCALHLTC